One genomic region from Clostridium saccharobutylicum DSM 13864 encodes:
- a CDS encoding helix-turn-helix domain-containing protein: MEATNRDKQLYGNEVEIVRRDDDCTIYRINNSKGDAVITSYSVFPGIELIYNDVHTQWVSIDGEQPKNILEINHCKEGIIECENRKGEYLYISKGNLAINQKYNMKNSCNFPLNHFHGITVAVDLDKIPNWQSSVLEDVSVNLLELKNKFCENSKGFLVIRENQSIEHIFSELYSVSEKIRKGYHKVKMLELFLFLSSLEQEDLVQSKKYYPKTQVDIIKAIKEYLIIHLSEKITLDQLSVQFQIPLTTMKIVFKEIYGDSIYSFIRTYKMQKAAELLKNTNEDINVIAGSLGYDNASKFSEAFKKVIGLNPSLYRKNV, encoded by the coding sequence ATGGAGGCAACAAACAGAGATAAGCAATTATATGGTAATGAAGTAGAAATTGTCAGAAGAGATGATGATTGTACAATTTATAGGATTAATAATTCAAAAGGTGATGCTGTTATAACAAGCTATTCTGTGTTTCCAGGAATTGAATTAATCTATAATGATGTTCATACCCAGTGGGTAAGCATTGATGGAGAACAACCCAAAAATATTTTGGAAATTAATCATTGTAAAGAAGGGATAATTGAATGTGAGAATAGAAAGGGAGAGTATCTTTATATTTCAAAAGGAAATTTAGCTATAAATCAAAAGTATAACATGAAAAATAGTTGTAATTTTCCTTTAAACCATTTTCACGGAATTACAGTGGCTGTAGATCTTGATAAAATACCCAATTGGCAATCTAGTGTTTTAGAAGATGTTTCAGTTAATTTGTTAGAGTTAAAAAACAAATTTTGCGAAAATAGTAAGGGTTTCTTAGTAATAAGAGAAAACCAGAGCATTGAACATATTTTCTCAGAACTATATTCGGTATCTGAAAAAATAAGAAAAGGATACCATAAAGTAAAAATGTTGGAATTGTTTCTTTTTTTAAGCAGTCTAGAACAGGAGGATCTAGTACAGAGTAAGAAATATTATCCAAAAACACAGGTTGATATCATAAAAGCTATAAAGGAATATTTAATAATTCATCTGTCTGAAAAAATAACTTTAGATCAACTGTCAGTACAATTTCAAATTCCTCTTACAACAATGAAAATTGTATTCAAAGAAATATACGGAGACAGTATTTATTCATTTATAAGAACTTACAAGATGCAGAAAGCAGCAGAGCTTTTAAAGAATACTAATGAAGATATTAATGTGATTGCTGGAAGTCTTGGGTATGATAATGCAAGTAAATTTTCAGAAGCATTTAAAAAAGTTATAGGATTAAATCCAAGTCTATATAGAAAAAATGTCTAA
- a CDS encoding ABC transporter ATP-binding protein, translating to MKKESSISKLFRYAGKFKYLTITSWVLSAASALMALIPFVFIWKIIKEVLNVSPNFSGARNLTHYGWMAVLFSILSMAIYIGALLCSHIAAFRVQANIRSKAMHHIVTLPLGFVDGIGSGKIRKIVNESSAATETYLAHQLPDRAGALATPIGLLAMLLVFDYRLGLLSLIPVVVAFGIMSSMTGNRMQEKMKEYQNSLEQMSNEAIEYVRGIPVVKTFGQSVFSFKRFKASIDNYEKWVTSYTKDLRMPMMFFTTAINAVFAVLIGAGLFFTRNEVTNEFLLNLLFYIIITPIITVTLNKIMYSSENMMIVQDALERIDSIMRIKPLSETKAPKYPKDNSVVLKDVSFCYKDAKENALNHISLEINSGEHVAFVGPSGGGKTTLASVIARFWDADSGEVRIGNVNVKDISKEELMNNVSFVFQDSKLLKTSIFENIRLAKPDATREEVSKALKEAQCEDIIEKLTDGIDTIIGTKGNYLSGGEAQRISIARAMLKNAPILILDEATAFADPDNESKVQAAFSTLSKGKTVIMIAHRLSTVTGADCIYVLKGGEICEAGSHSELTKRNGLYSHMWHEYNSAAKWKVGA from the coding sequence ATGAAAAAAGAATCAAGTATATCAAAATTATTTAGATATGCAGGAAAATTTAAATATTTGACAATAACTTCGTGGGTGTTATCTGCAGCAAGTGCGCTTATGGCATTGATACCATTTGTTTTTATATGGAAAATTATTAAAGAGGTTTTGAATGTCTCGCCAAACTTTAGTGGCGCAAGGAATCTAACACATTATGGCTGGATGGCAGTACTTTTTTCTATCTTGTCAATGGCTATTTATATAGGAGCTTTACTCTGCTCTCATATAGCTGCATTTCGTGTTCAGGCCAATATAAGATCAAAGGCTATGCATCATATCGTTACATTGCCATTAGGATTTGTGGATGGTATTGGAAGTGGAAAGATAAGAAAAATTGTAAATGAGTCTAGTGCAGCAACAGAAACTTATTTAGCACATCAGTTGCCAGATCGTGCAGGTGCATTAGCAACACCTATTGGTCTTTTAGCAATGCTTTTGGTGTTTGACTATCGTCTAGGACTTTTAAGCTTAATACCAGTTGTTGTTGCATTTGGGATTATGTCATCAATGACTGGAAACAGAATGCAGGAGAAAATGAAAGAGTATCAGAATTCATTAGAGCAAATGTCAAATGAGGCAATAGAATATGTACGTGGAATACCTGTAGTGAAAACTTTTGGTCAATCTGTTTTTTCTTTTAAAAGATTTAAAGCATCTATTGATAACTATGAAAAGTGGGTGACCTCTTATACTAAAGACTTACGTATGCCAATGATGTTTTTCACTACAGCTATTAATGCCGTTTTTGCTGTATTAATAGGAGCAGGTTTATTTTTTACAAGAAATGAAGTTACAAATGAGTTTCTATTAAATCTTTTGTTCTACATCATTATTACACCAATTATAACAGTTACATTAAATAAAATTATGTATTCCAGCGAAAATATGATGATTGTTCAAGATGCATTAGAGAGAATTGATAGCATAATGCGTATAAAACCATTAAGTGAAACAAAAGCACCTAAGTATCCTAAGGATAACTCAGTGGTACTTAAAGATGTATCATTTTGTTATAAAGATGCCAAGGAAAACGCGTTAAATCACATTTCACTTGAAATTAATTCAGGTGAGCATGTGGCTTTCGTAGGTCCATCTGGTGGAGGAAAAACAACTTTAGCTAGTGTAATAGCTCGTTTTTGGGATGCAGATAGTGGTGAAGTTAGAATAGGCAACGTAAATGTCAAGGATATTTCAAAAGAAGAATTAATGAATAATGTTTCATTTGTATTTCAAGATAGTAAACTTTTAAAAACTTCAATATTTGAAAATATTCGTCTTGCAAAACCGGATGCAACAAGAGAAGAAGTATCAAAAGCATTAAAGGAAGCTCAGTGTGAGGATATTATAGAAAAGCTGACAGACGGAATTGATACCATAATTGGTACAAAAGGAAATTATCTGTCAGGTGGTGAAGCGCAGCGTATTTCTATTGCCAGAGCTATGCTTAAAAATGCACCAATTCTTATACTAGATGAAGCAACTGCATTTGCTGATCCTGACAATGAATCAAAGGTACAAGCTGCCTTTTCTACTTTATCAAAAGGAAAAACAGTAATTATGATAGCACACAGACTATCTACTGTAACAGGAGCAGACTGTATTTATGTACTAAAAGGTGGAGAGATATGTGAAGCTGGAAGTCATTCTGAATTGACAAAGCGAAATGGGTTATATTCGCATATGTGGCATGAATATAATAGTGCTGCAAAATGGAAGGTTGGTGCTTAA
- a CDS encoding ABC transporter ATP-binding protein, whose protein sequence is MIEKLQHKYALSEKGAKDMIKAFIACTLSNIVLMMPVGLLYYLVEDLMHNNASENYVSFYVIGIAVCLVLIFITTYFQYNATFFVTYVESGVRRIALAEKLRKLPLSFFGKKDLSDLTSTIMEDCSTLETASSHWIPELIGSIISTFIVAVSLFFFDWRMAIAALWVLPVSFIIVLLSSKVQHTLGTKQMNVKMACADGIQECLECVRDLKANNAEAAYMKELDSKIKNVEKRAIITELGTAVFVTSAQMILKLGIVTVALAGGIFLIDGSLDILTFFMFLLLVSRLYDPMQMSLQNLAAIIAADIQCERMNEIFRSEIQTGEERLTNKGHDITFNHVGFAYDNKETVLKDVSFTAKQGEVTALIGPSGGGKTTVSRLAARFFDISKGEITVGGMDISKIDPENLMSLYSIVFQDVTLFNNTIMENIRTGRKSATDKEVIHAAKLAHCDEFVEKLPKGWNTMIGENGSELSGGERQRISIARAFLKDSPIILLDEATASLDVENETMIQESLSKIIKNKTVLIIAHRMRTVAGADKIVVLKDGSVAEQGKPNKLAKEGKIYKHMVEMQLEAASWQF, encoded by the coding sequence TTGATTGAAAAACTGCAACATAAATATGCCCTTTCAGAAAAAGGTGCAAAGGATATGATAAAAGCATTTATAGCTTGCACACTATCGAATATTGTGTTAATGATGCCTGTAGGTCTTCTTTATTATCTGGTTGAAGATTTAATGCATAACAATGCTTCTGAAAATTATGTTTCCTTTTATGTAATTGGAATTGCAGTATGTCTTGTGCTTATATTTATCACAACATATTTTCAGTATAATGCAACCTTTTTTGTAACATATGTAGAGAGCGGTGTTAGGAGAATAGCACTTGCTGAGAAACTTCGAAAACTTCCGCTTTCCTTTTTTGGAAAAAAGGATTTATCGGATCTAACAAGTACTATTATGGAAGATTGTTCTACGTTAGAAACAGCATCTTCTCATTGGATACCAGAGCTTATTGGTTCAATTATTTCAACTTTTATCGTTGCAGTTAGTTTATTCTTCTTTGACTGGCGTATGGCAATTGCAGCATTATGGGTACTACCGGTTTCTTTTATAATTGTACTGCTTTCCTCAAAGGTTCAACATACATTAGGAACAAAGCAGATGAATGTAAAGATGGCTTGTGCAGATGGAATACAAGAGTGTTTAGAATGCGTAAGAGATTTAAAAGCAAACAATGCAGAAGCAGCTTATATGAAAGAACTAGATTCAAAGATTAAAAATGTTGAAAAGCGTGCAATTATTACAGAACTTGGAACTGCAGTTTTTGTTACATCTGCACAGATGATTTTAAAACTTGGAATTGTTACAGTTGCACTAGCTGGTGGAATATTTCTTATTGATGGAAGTTTAGATATTTTAACTTTCTTTATGTTCTTGCTTTTGGTATCAAGACTATATGATCCAATGCAGATGTCATTACAGAATCTTGCAGCTATCATTGCAGCTGATATTCAGTGTGAACGTATGAATGAAATTTTTAGGTCTGAGATTCAGACAGGGGAAGAACGACTCACAAATAAGGGACATGATATTACATTTAATCATGTTGGATTTGCTTATGACAATAAGGAAACTGTGTTAAAAGATGTATCCTTTACTGCTAAACAAGGAGAAGTGACAGCACTAATAGGCCCATCTGGTGGAGGGAAGACTACTGTATCAAGATTAGCAGCACGGTTCTTTGACATTAGCAAAGGAGAAATTACTGTTGGAGGTATGGATATTTCAAAGATTGATCCTGAAAATCTAATGTCTTTATATTCAATTGTTTTTCAAGATGTTACTTTATTTAATAATACTATTATGGAAAATATTCGTACTGGACGAAAAAGTGCAACAGATAAAGAAGTTATACATGCTGCAAAGCTTGCGCATTGTGATGAATTTGTAGAAAAATTGCCAAAAGGATGGAATACAATGATAGGTGAAAATGGTTCTGAACTTTCAGGTGGCGAGCGCCAAAGAATATCTATTGCGAGGGCATTTTTGAAAGATTCACCAATTATATTGTTAGATGAAGCAACAGCTTCACTGGATGTTGAAAATGAAACTATGATACAGGAATCATTATCAAAGATTATTAAAAATAAAACAGTACTTATTATTGCACATAGAATGAGAACAGTAGCGGGTGCTGATAAAATTGTAGTATTAAAGGATGGGAGTGTTGCTGAACAAGGAAAACCTAATAAATTAGCTAAAGAAGGTAAAATATATAAGCATATGGTTGAAATGCAACTAGAAGCTGCTTCTTGGCAGTTTTAA
- a CDS encoding multicopper oxidase family protein, which yields MVITPDIPILKYNIRNGIKCFKLVAEPVNQEILPGVFIKGWGYNGSIPGPTIQVYPGDYVNIRIINHLPEATSIHWHGLDVPNVMDGVPDVEPSPKIEPGYYFDYHFRITNPPGTHMYHSHVNVAKQDMLGLLGGFVILNPHEKNVNKDYLLLMQEWSLVGLEKGKKVEPGQYNLKPFSMDFNMFTINGKSFPSTTPMPVEYDDIVRLRLGTIQINHHPMHIHGHQFLVEKADGNLIADNDRIFKNTILVAAGETWDVLFKANNPGIWPFHCHISHHVSNNFTDGTGGMFTTLVYKP from the coding sequence ATTGTCATTACGCCAGATATTCCCATACTTAAGTATAATATCAGAAATGGCATTAAATGTTTCAAATTAGTAGCCGAACCTGTAAATCAAGAAATACTTCCAGGTGTCTTCATCAAAGGTTGGGGATACAACGGAAGTATACCAGGACCGACAATTCAAGTTTATCCTGGAGATTATGTCAATATAAGAATAATTAACCATCTCCCTGAAGCTACAAGTATTCATTGGCATGGACTTGACGTTCCTAATGTGATGGATGGTGTACCAGATGTAGAACCTTCACCTAAAATTGAACCAGGATATTATTTTGATTATCACTTTAGAATTACTAATCCACCCGGAACCCATATGTATCATTCTCACGTTAATGTAGCAAAGCAAGATATGTTAGGGTTATTGGGCGGCTTTGTAATTCTAAATCCACATGAAAAAAATGTTAATAAAGATTATCTGCTGCTAATGCAAGAATGGAGTCTCGTTGGTTTAGAAAAAGGTAAAAAAGTAGAACCTGGTCAATACAATCTTAAGCCTTTTTCAATGGATTTTAATATGTTTACTATAAACGGTAAGAGTTTTCCATCTACTACCCCTATGCCAGTTGAATATGATGATATTGTGCGTTTAAGATTAGGAACCATACAGATTAATCATCATCCAATGCATATTCATGGACATCAATTTTTAGTTGAAAAAGCTGATGGAAATCTTATAGCTGATAATGATAGAATTTTTAAAAATACAATACTAGTTGCTGCTGGTGAAACTTGGGATGTCTTATTTAAAGCAAATAATCCAGGCATATGGCCTTTTCACTGCCATATTTCACATCATGTTTCAAATAATTTTACTGATGGAACTGGTGGTATGTTCACCACCTTAGTTTACAAACCATAA
- a CDS encoding DUF134 domain-containing protein: MARPTKFRRVEFFPEDDYFVPWGKPKCQIEEIGLKVEELEAMRLKDIEDLNQEKCAEKMQVSRQTFQNIIDSARKKIATALTEGKAIRISGGHYTTKLCKYKCFECGTIYEINYDQDRAVCPSCGSKKVMCSKKAGFCKNWCRCNNTDAIE; this comes from the coding sequence ATGGCAAGACCAACAAAATTTAGAAGAGTTGAGTTTTTTCCAGAAGATGACTATTTTGTACCGTGGGGAAAACCAAAATGCCAAATTGAAGAAATAGGCTTAAAAGTAGAAGAACTTGAAGCAATGAGATTAAAAGATATTGAAGATCTAAATCAAGAGAAATGTGCTGAGAAAATGCAAGTATCTAGACAAACTTTTCAAAATATCATAGATAGTGCAAGAAAAAAAATAGCTACTGCGTTAACAGAAGGTAAGGCCATAAGAATAAGTGGTGGTCATTACACTACAAAGCTTTGCAAATATAAATGTTTTGAATGTGGAACAATTTATGAAATAAACTATGACCAAGACAGAGCAGTATGCCCAAGTTGTGGCTCTAAGAAAGTGATGTGTAGCAAAAAAGCTGGATTTTGTAAAAATTGGTGTAGATGCAATAATACAGATGCTATTGAATAA
- a CDS encoding NifB/NifX family molybdenum-iron cluster-binding protein, with amino-acid sequence MKIALPSRNNNIDDHFGHCEYYTIFTVDTKTKEIIDSETLPSPTGCGCKSNIASTLSDMGVKVLLAGNMGEGAVRVLSNAGIEVLRGCSGDVKTVALNWLNGSLVDSGDLCDHHDCHNK; translated from the coding sequence ATGAAAATTGCATTACCATCACGTAATAATAATATTGATGATCATTTTGGACACTGTGAATATTACACAATTTTTACGGTTGATACGAAAACTAAAGAAATAATAGATTCTGAAACTCTTCCTTCACCAACTGGCTGTGGCTGCAAATCAAATATTGCATCAACTCTTTCTGATATGGGTGTGAAAGTTTTACTTGCAGGTAATATGGGTGAAGGAGCTGTAAGAGTGCTAAGTAATGCAGGAATAGAAGTATTGCGTGGCTGCTCTGGAGATGTAAAGACTGTAGCTCTAAACTGGCTTAATGGTTCTCTTGTAGATTCTGGTGATTTATGTGATCATCATGATTGTCATAATAAATAA
- a CDS encoding protein kinase domain-containing protein, with protein sequence MNNNKKKLFNIYQKSELDNYIFTRAEIYKVATKIIKYLHEINIVHRDIRVPNIIINEEDVYLIDFGLVRIIN encoded by the coding sequence ATGAATAATAATAAGAAGAAACTTTTTAATATATATCAAAAAAGTGAATTGGATAATTATATATTTACTCGTGCTGAAATTTATAAAGTAGCAACTAAGATAATAAAATATCTACACGAAATAAATATTGTGCATAGAGATATAAGAGTACCAAATATAATTATTAATGAAGAAGATGTGTATCTTATTGATTTTGGACTTGTGAGAATAATAAATTAA